In the genome of Mycolicibacterium aromaticivorans JS19b1 = JCM 16368, one region contains:
- a CDS encoding Rieske 2Fe-2S domain-containing protein — protein sequence MSIVGKNDIQQLVAAGQEGLAKGRLPAGLVANAELHKLEAQRVFGRCWQFLAHETEIPQAGDYVVRYLGGGSIIVVRGEDGEVRAMANSCRHRGTMLCRTEMGNTSHFRCPYHGWTYRNTGTLAGVPAQKEVYGVEMDKNEWSLTQVPRLENYRGMIFGCLDEKAEPLVDYLGDMAWYLDLITQKSKGGLEVRGEPQRWIIDSNWKLGADNFVGDAYHTLMTHRSAVELGLAPPDPKFASEPAHISLSNGHGLGVLGAPPGQPMPPFMNYPPEIVDGLAAAYGDQDRADMLQRSAFIHGTVFPNLSFLNVLIGKDNKSMPVPMLTFRLWRPLSHDTMEVWSWFLVEKDADEEFKQQSYETYVRTFGISGVFEQDDAETWRSITAGTQGILAGSQTLNFEMGMGVLTSDDTWKGPGRPLSSGYAERNQREFWGRLLELLTDSGDDASETEPKPQLLAQSRTNADEVA from the coding sequence ATGTCTATTGTCGGTAAGAACGACATTCAGCAACTGGTAGCGGCGGGCCAAGAAGGCCTTGCTAAGGGCCGTCTGCCCGCCGGGCTGGTCGCCAACGCAGAACTCCACAAGCTCGAAGCTCAGCGAGTCTTCGGCCGGTGCTGGCAATTCCTGGCCCACGAGACGGAGATCCCCCAGGCAGGGGATTACGTGGTCCGATATCTGGGTGGCGGTTCGATCATCGTTGTCCGCGGCGAAGACGGCGAAGTGCGCGCCATGGCGAACTCGTGTCGGCACCGCGGAACAATGCTGTGCCGCACGGAGATGGGCAACACTTCGCACTTCCGCTGCCCCTATCACGGCTGGACCTACCGCAATACCGGAACTCTGGCGGGTGTACCCGCACAAAAAGAGGTCTATGGGGTCGAGATGGACAAGAACGAGTGGAGTCTTACCCAGGTTCCGCGCCTCGAGAACTACCGCGGAATGATATTCGGTTGCCTGGACGAGAAGGCAGAACCTCTCGTTGATTATTTGGGCGATATGGCGTGGTATCTGGACCTGATCACCCAGAAGTCCAAGGGTGGACTGGAGGTGCGGGGTGAGCCCCAGCGTTGGATCATCGACTCCAACTGGAAGCTCGGCGCGGACAACTTTGTCGGGGACGCCTACCACACGTTGATGACGCACCGATCGGCGGTCGAGCTCGGTCTGGCTCCGCCCGATCCGAAATTCGCGTCGGAGCCGGCGCATATCAGTCTCTCCAACGGTCACGGCCTCGGCGTCCTCGGGGCGCCGCCCGGGCAACCGATGCCGCCCTTTATGAACTATCCACCCGAGATCGTCGATGGACTCGCAGCGGCTTACGGCGATCAGGACCGCGCAGACATGCTTCAGCGTTCGGCCTTCATTCACGGCACGGTCTTTCCCAACCTGTCGTTCCTCAACGTCCTCATCGGTAAGGACAACAAGTCAATGCCAGTGCCGATGTTGACATTCCGGCTGTGGCGTCCACTGTCACACGACACGATGGAAGTCTGGTCGTGGTTTCTCGTCGAGAAGGATGCCGACGAAGAGTTCAAACAGCAGTCGTATGAGACCTACGTACGAACGTTCGGCATCTCCGGTGTGTTCGAACAGGACGACGCCGAGACTTGGCGCTCCATCACTGCGGGAACGCAAGGCATTCTCGCAGGCAGCCAGACACTCAACTTCGAGATGGGCATGGGTGTGCTGACCAGCGACGACACGTGGAAGGGGCCCGGTCGTCCCCTGTCCAGCGGGTACGCGGAGCGTAACCAACGCGAATTCTGGGGTCGCCTGTTGGAGTTACTCACCGACTCAGGCGATGACGCCAGCGAAACCGAGCCCAAACCCCAACTACTCGCGCAATCTCGGACCAATGCAGACGAGGTCGCCTGA
- a CDS encoding aromatic-ring-hydroxylating dioxygenase subunit beta, producing MVATVEQQLLLRCEMENFLFEEAELLNDGRFHDWLELCAEDIHYIIPVRVSRERANGDGNSTTMTHWDDDYAGLQLRVLRLDTEYAWAEDPPSRIRHHVSNVRVRPGAGTDEYDVRSNLLVFRNRGDSPQHDLISAERHDVIRRSEMGLRLASRRVVLDHAVVGTHNLANFF from the coding sequence ATGGTAGCGACGGTCGAGCAACAGCTTCTGCTCCGCTGCGAGATGGAGAACTTTCTGTTCGAAGAGGCGGAGCTGCTGAACGACGGCCGGTTTCACGACTGGCTAGAACTGTGCGCCGAAGATATCCACTACATCATCCCGGTGCGCGTGAGCAGAGAACGCGCCAACGGCGACGGAAATTCGACGACCATGACCCACTGGGATGACGACTACGCAGGCTTGCAGCTGCGGGTGCTACGTCTGGACACCGAATACGCATGGGCAGAAGATCCGCCCTCACGGATCCGACACCACGTGTCGAATGTGCGGGTACGCCCCGGCGCAGGGACGGACGAATACGATGTCCGCTCCAACCTTCTCGTGTTCCGCAACAGGGGGGACAGTCCGCAGCACGACCTCATCTCTGCGGAGCGCCACGATGTCATCCGCCGCAGTGAGATGGGCCTGCGGTTAGCGAGCCGACGGGTAGTGCTTGATCATGCCGTTGTCGGCACCCACAATCTGGCTAACTTCTTCTAA
- a CDS encoding ferredoxin: MIHAEVDPRRCCGYQLCVDVAPGVFAINSAGKAESVMGDIPAGLEVAARAAAHQCPSGAIAIRAAGLQQ, translated from the coding sequence GTGATCCATGCGGAAGTCGATCCACGTCGGTGCTGCGGCTACCAGTTGTGCGTGGACGTCGCGCCAGGTGTATTTGCGATAAACTCGGCCGGGAAGGCGGAATCAGTGATGGGCGACATTCCGGCTGGTCTAGAGGTCGCGGCCCGCGCAGCTGCGCACCAATGCCCGTCGGGGGCGATCGCCATCCGCGCTGCCGGACTCCAGCAATGA
- a CDS encoding IS3 family transposase (programmed frameshift): protein MARKNYPDEFKRDAVALYRDTEGATIAQIAAELGVSEATLSAWCKSAGVPIRHRRGVVVAEPVLGAESPEQELARLRSEVKALRATEARLSTERDILRSAAKYFGRGDELVSRFQFVADHLHAFEVKWLCAVVEVARSSFYAWLAGADGRAARRAADEALAERIRAVHDEDNTYGAPRITAELNDGAPEGQRVNHKRVARVMRGAGIAGYRRRRRVKTTVADPANQKVPDLLKRDFTAAQVNTRYVGDITYLPLATGANLYLATVIDCCSRRVAGWAIADHMRTELVIDALKAAAALRGSLAGAIFHADHGSQYTSRDFANLCRDLGVVQSMGAVGSSADNALAESFNAALKREILQDRACWPDAAICRREVFRWLARYNTTRRHSYCRHSSPATYERNLTPATLPEAA, encoded by the exons ATGGCAAGGAAAAATTACCCCGATGAGTTCAAGCGTGACGCGGTCGCGCTCTACCGGGACACCGAGGGCGCGACGATCGCCCAGATCGCTGCCGAGCTCGGTGTCAGCGAGGCCACGCTCTCGGCGTGGTGCAAGTCGGCCGGGGTGCCGATTCGGCACCGCCGCGGTGTCGTAGTGGCCGAGCCTGTGCTAGGGGCCGAGAGCCCTGAGCAGGAGCTGGCCCGCCTCCGCAGTGAGGTCAAGGCGTTACGCGCCACCGAGGCGCGGTTGTCCACCGAGCGTGACATCTTGCGGTCGGCGGCCAAATATTTCG GCCGGGGAGACGAACTGGTGAGCCGCTTTCAGTTTGTCGCCGACCACCTGCACGCCTTCGAGGTGAAGTGGCTCTGCGCAGTCGTCGAGGTTGCGCGTTCGTCGTTCTACGCGTGGTTGGCCGGTGCTGACGGACGAGCGGCCCGTCGGGCTGCTGACGAGGCGCTGGCCGAGCGTATCCGCGCCGTCCACGACGAGGACAACACCTACGGGGCGCCGCGGATCACCGCCGAGCTCAACGACGGTGCGCCCGAGGGGCAGCGGGTCAACCACAAGCGGGTGGCTCGGGTGATGCGCGGCGCCGGGATCGCCGGTTATCGACGCCGACGTCGGGTCAAGACGACCGTGGCGGACCCGGCGAACCAGAAGGTCCCCGACCTGCTCAAACGCGATTTCACCGCCGCGCAGGTCAACACCCGTTACGTCGGCGACATCACCTACTTGCCATTGGCGACCGGCGCCAACCTGTACCTGGCCACCGTGATCGACTGCTGTTCACGGCGGGTCGCCGGGTGGGCGATCGCCGATCACATGCGCACCGAACTGGTCATCGATGCGCTCAAAGCCGCTGCTGCACTGCGGGGTTCACTGGCTGGTGCAATATTCCATGCAGATCATGGAAGTCAGTACACCTCACGGGATTTCGCGAATCTCTGCCGCGATCTGGGGGTCGTCCAGTCGATGGGTGCGGTGGGGTCAAGTGCCGATAACGCGTTGGCCGAATCGTTCAACGCCGCCCTCAAGCGCGAGATTCTGCAAGACCGTGCCTGCTGGCCGGACGCGGCGATCTGCCGCCGTGAGGTCTTTCGGTGGCTGGCCCGCTACAACACCACACGACGGCACTCCTACTGCCGTCATTCCAGCCCCGCGACCTACGAAAGGAACCTGACACCGGCTACGCTGCCCGAAGCCGCATAA
- a CDS encoding TetR/AcrR family transcriptional regulator, whose translation MSRWTAREAEFLAVTLRLLQQHGYDGLTVEAVAADAKSSKATIYRRWPSKAELVLAAFVEGTRAREAPPHSGSLRSDLLQIGDWFCDQSGQHASTVRAALTEVSRNPALGAALEDAFVHRPKLLVADALVDAADRGDVDSRVIVDEVCDLLPGYLLFRYLFSRRPPTAETVRALVDDVLLRGLTRSPPSL comes from the coding sequence ATGTCGCGCTGGACCGCGCGTGAGGCAGAGTTTTTAGCGGTAACACTACGTTTGCTGCAGCAGCATGGATACGACGGGTTGACTGTGGAAGCAGTGGCGGCAGACGCTAAGTCCAGCAAAGCCACCATATATCGCCGTTGGCCGTCTAAAGCTGAGCTAGTGCTAGCGGCATTCGTTGAAGGCACTCGGGCGAGAGAGGCACCGCCGCACAGCGGTTCACTGCGCAGTGACCTGCTGCAGATCGGCGATTGGTTCTGTGATCAGTCAGGTCAGCACGCCAGCACGGTGCGGGCAGCGTTGACTGAAGTTTCGCGCAATCCCGCGTTGGGTGCAGCTCTGGAGGACGCGTTCGTCCATCGGCCCAAGTTGCTGGTAGCTGACGCACTCGTTGACGCTGCCGACAGAGGAGATGTGGACTCTCGCGTGATCGTCGACGAAGTCTGCGACCTATTGCCCGGATACCTTCTGTTCCGATACCTGTTCTCGCGCCGCCCGCCCACTGCCGAGACTGTCCGCGCGCTAGTGGACGACGTGCTGCTACGCGGCCTGACCCGCAGCCCGCCCTCGCTATGA
- a CDS encoding AraC family transcriptional regulator, translating into MSAAEHLASQIFTPHHLRFSRRGQRLNARLVAARIGAVTVGYLRYGADVELVNSTALDDYHINVPLTSHAESWCGAATAQATPTQAAVFLPGRPAGIEWAADCAQLCVKFSRADLELELEGLLGRPAVRPLNITHSMNLTAESSRTWLALLSLLYREFSRPQSIVQHPMTGRHFEHLLMHGFLLAQPHYQAMALDAEQQAAPPPKVVRTALDLIEEHPEWSWTTTDLAREVGIGVRALQEGFKRHVGLPPLTYLREVRLNRAHAELAASSAGDVTVAHIAMKWGFGHLGRFGTAYRRKFGVTPQHTLRAT; encoded by the coding sequence TTGAGCGCGGCCGAGCACCTCGCTTCGCAGATCTTCACGCCGCACCATCTCCGATTCTCCCGGCGCGGCCAGCGGTTGAACGCCCGGCTCGTTGCCGCACGAATCGGTGCCGTGACAGTCGGTTATCTTCGGTATGGCGCAGATGTCGAACTCGTCAATTCGACTGCGCTGGATGACTACCACATCAACGTTCCCCTCACCAGCCACGCCGAGTCGTGGTGCGGCGCAGCCACCGCTCAAGCGACACCCACGCAGGCGGCTGTGTTCCTGCCGGGCCGCCCTGCTGGCATCGAGTGGGCCGCCGACTGTGCCCAGCTATGCGTGAAGTTCAGCCGGGCAGATTTGGAACTCGAACTCGAGGGCCTGCTTGGACGACCCGCAGTGAGGCCGCTGAACATCACGCATAGCATGAACCTCACCGCAGAGAGCAGTCGCACCTGGCTTGCGCTGCTATCGCTCTTGTATCGGGAGTTCTCTCGCCCACAGAGCATCGTGCAACATCCGATGACCGGGCGACACTTCGAACACTTGCTAATGCATGGATTTCTACTCGCCCAACCTCACTACCAGGCCATGGCGCTAGATGCCGAGCAACAAGCGGCACCGCCGCCGAAAGTGGTCAGGACAGCACTCGACTTGATTGAGGAGCATCCCGAATGGAGTTGGACGACAACCGATCTTGCTCGCGAGGTTGGTATCGGGGTCCGTGCTCTCCAAGAGGGCTTCAAGAGGCACGTGGGGCTTCCCCCGCTGACGTATCTGCGCGAAGTCCGGCTAAATCGTGCACACGCAGAACTGGCGGCATCGTCTGCGGGCGACGTCACTGTCGCCCACATAGCGATGAAGTGGGGCTTTGGTCATCTAGGCCGCTTCGGTACAGCCTATCGGCGCAAGTTCGGCGTCACTCCGCAACACACCCTACGCGCGACCTGA
- a CDS encoding ketopantoate reductase family protein, with translation MRMLILGAGGLGSILGGYLANIGVEVTLVGRPAHTEAITRDGLRITGRRGDLVIKDNLRAVDQTAKATGHFDYLVLAVKGKDTAQALADAAGLRDVVSSALSVQNTVEKDATLAGWLGPDRVIGASTIEGGTLLEPGLVRNHLTAEVTAYFGELDGSSSARVDDLTTAFTAAGLPAVAVGNIEQVEWEKLAQIALAAAWSVTALGAIPGTSVFEGMEVPEGAKYFVALAKDLMAVYRAMGYEPMNFYAPLSRLKELDALPTAEAIKFVIRQGKTMREQGNSGHPSMYEDVLRRRKTEVDFMLKPYLAAAEELALDVPTLRVAYQIIKTIDRFLA, from the coding sequence ATGCGCATGTTGATCCTGGGTGCTGGCGGGCTCGGTTCGATCCTGGGTGGCTATTTGGCGAACATTGGGGTGGAAGTCACTCTGGTCGGCAGACCGGCGCACACCGAGGCCATCACGCGCGACGGCCTGCGGATCACTGGCCGCCGGGGCGACCTGGTCATCAAGGACAACTTGAGGGCAGTCGACCAGACGGCCAAAGCCACTGGTCACTTCGATTACCTGGTCTTGGCGGTGAAAGGCAAAGACACCGCGCAGGCCCTAGCCGACGCCGCCGGGTTACGCGATGTCGTGAGCAGTGCGTTGTCAGTGCAGAACACCGTCGAGAAGGACGCAACGCTCGCCGGGTGGCTTGGGCCGGACCGGGTGATCGGAGCTTCCACCATCGAGGGCGGTACCTTGCTCGAACCGGGCCTTGTACGGAATCACCTGACGGCCGAGGTGACCGCTTACTTCGGCGAACTTGACGGATCATCCAGTGCGCGCGTCGACGACTTGACGACTGCATTCACCGCCGCTGGCCTTCCTGCAGTGGCGGTGGGCAACATCGAGCAGGTGGAGTGGGAAAAGCTGGCCCAGATCGCGCTGGCGGCCGCGTGGTCGGTCACAGCGCTGGGCGCGATCCCCGGCACCTCGGTCTTCGAGGGCATGGAGGTGCCCGAGGGAGCGAAGTACTTCGTCGCGCTGGCGAAAGACCTTATGGCGGTCTACCGGGCGATGGGGTACGAGCCGATGAACTTCTACGCGCCTTTGTCGCGGTTGAAGGAACTCGACGCCCTCCCGACCGCAGAGGCGATCAAGTTCGTCATTCGGCAGGGCAAAACAATGCGCGAACAAGGAAACTCGGGCCATCCCTCGATGTACGAAGATGTTCTGCGACGACGTAAGACCGAGGTCGACTTCATGCTGAAGCCTTACCTCGCCGCCGCTGAAGAACTAGCCCTTGATGTGCCGACACTGCGAGTCGCGTACCAGATCATCAAAACCATCGACCGATTCCTGGCCTAG
- a CDS encoding dihydrodipicolinate synthase family protein produces MTVTTKVGQDARAWATDNLRGFYMCPVTPLTDEFELDEEGLRQNIDAFVEMGCTGLVVGGFFAEGWNMTLAEWRRYHEVVANATAGRLPLFTIILDSSAFQAIEKMRFAESLGFTGAEIMNPSVQLKTDDDVVAYFDFVAPATGLALVLYRTPVSSFVYSHDAVARIAEHSNVVGIKNGTLSWTDSIALRRKVGDRLVISEPNERYWAHDAALFGGRVLYGELSLILYGKWRQQLHHYTDLAFAGHLAGALPVSAKLDAIRQVYDEVLIGRIAATGSYVAAMPYLKAWFELLGLRAGPVRPPVKARLSGLERDVLQEQLTAAGAI; encoded by the coding sequence ATGACCGTCACGACAAAGGTCGGACAGGATGCCAGGGCTTGGGCTACCGACAATCTCCGAGGCTTCTATATGTGTCCCGTCACGCCCCTCACCGACGAGTTCGAGCTGGACGAAGAAGGCCTGCGGCAGAATATCGACGCGTTTGTGGAGATGGGCTGTACCGGCCTCGTTGTCGGCGGGTTCTTCGCCGAGGGATGGAACATGACATTGGCCGAATGGCGCCGCTACCATGAGGTAGTCGCCAATGCGACTGCCGGAAGGCTGCCGCTGTTTACGATCATTTTGGACTCGTCGGCTTTCCAGGCGATTGAAAAAATGCGCTTCGCGGAATCGCTCGGCTTCACCGGTGCCGAGATCATGAACCCATCGGTGCAACTCAAGACCGACGACGACGTTGTTGCGTACTTCGACTTCGTGGCGCCCGCCACTGGGCTGGCGCTGGTCCTCTACCGCACGCCGGTATCCAGTTTCGTATACAGTCACGACGCTGTCGCTCGGATCGCCGAGCACTCCAACGTTGTCGGGATCAAGAATGGCACCTTGAGCTGGACCGATAGCATCGCCCTACGCCGCAAAGTCGGGGACCGTCTTGTGATCAGCGAGCCGAACGAGCGTTATTGGGCTCATGACGCTGCGCTCTTCGGGGGCCGAGTCCTTTACGGGGAGCTCTCCCTGATCCTTTACGGAAAGTGGCGGCAGCAACTGCACCACTACACTGACCTTGCGTTTGCTGGTCACCTGGCGGGAGCGCTGCCTGTGTCGGCGAAGCTGGACGCGATCCGTCAGGTGTACGACGAGGTGCTCATCGGCCGCATCGCGGCTACAGGTTCCTACGTCGCGGCCATGCCCTATCTGAAGGCGTGGTTCGAGCTGCTGGGGCTGCGCGCGGGCCCGGTGCGGCCGCCCGTCAAAGCCCGACTGTCTGGTCTGGAGCGGGATGTTCTGCAGGAGCAACTGACGGCCGCAGGGGCAATTTGA
- a CDS encoding IS256 family transposase, whose amino-acid sequence MTTVHDIDLQQVLTERLTAAHPDVLRELLSMFIHTLMGAEADALCGAGYGERSGERTNHRNGYRHRDFDTRAGTLDIAIPKLRQGSYFPDWLLERRKRAERALTTVVATCYLLGVSTRRMDKLVGTLGISGLSKSQVSVMAKELDTAVEAFRTRPLDAGPYTFVAADALVLKVREGGRVVNVHALIATGVNAEGYREILGIDVTTAEDGAGWLAFWRSLTARGLSGVKLVTSDAHAGLVAAIGATVPGAAWQRCRTHYATNLMAITPKSSWPWVRTLLHSVYDQPDADSVAAQYDRIIDALADKLPKVAEHLENARADLLAFTAFPKQIWRQIWSNNPQERLNKEIRRRTDVVGIFPDRGALIRLVGAVLAEQHDEWAESRRYLGLDVLSKSQAVQNSPTEQEATTEALTA is encoded by the coding sequence ATGACCACTGTCCACGATATCGACCTGCAGCAGGTCCTGACCGAGCGACTCACCGCCGCTCATCCCGACGTGCTGCGCGAGCTGCTGTCGATGTTCATCCACACCCTGATGGGTGCCGAGGCCGACGCACTGTGCGGCGCCGGCTACGGCGAGCGCAGCGGGGAGCGAACCAACCACCGCAACGGCTACCGCCACCGTGACTTCGACACGCGGGCAGGCACATTGGACATCGCCATCCCGAAACTGCGGCAGGGCTCCTACTTCCCCGATTGGCTGCTGGAACGACGCAAACGCGCCGAGCGGGCCCTGACCACGGTGGTGGCCACCTGCTACCTGCTGGGCGTCTCGACGCGGCGGATGGACAAACTGGTCGGCACGCTGGGCATCTCCGGGCTGTCGAAATCGCAGGTCTCGGTGATGGCCAAGGAACTCGACACCGCCGTGGAGGCGTTCCGCACGCGGCCACTCGATGCCGGGCCGTACACGTTCGTCGCGGCCGATGCCCTGGTCCTCAAGGTCCGCGAGGGCGGTCGCGTGGTCAACGTGCATGCGCTGATCGCGACCGGTGTGAACGCCGAGGGTTACCGCGAGATCCTCGGCATCGACGTCACCACGGCCGAGGACGGGGCGGGCTGGTTGGCGTTCTGGCGATCGCTGACCGCCCGCGGCCTATCCGGGGTCAAACTGGTCACCTCCGACGCGCACGCGGGGCTGGTGGCCGCGATCGGCGCCACCGTGCCTGGCGCGGCCTGGCAGCGCTGCCGTACGCACTACGCCACCAACCTGATGGCCATCACCCCGAAGTCGTCGTGGCCGTGGGTGCGCACGCTACTGCATTCGGTGTATGACCAGCCGGACGCTGATTCCGTTGCTGCGCAATATGATCGGATCATCGACGCGCTCGCCGACAAGCTCCCCAAGGTCGCCGAGCACTTGGAGAATGCTCGCGCGGACCTGCTGGCGTTCACCGCGTTCCCCAAGCAGATCTGGCGCCAAATCTGGTCCAACAACCCCCAGGAACGGCTGAACAAGGAGATCCGCCGTCGCACCGACGTCGTCGGCATCTTCCCCGACCGGGGCGCCCTGATCCGCCTCGTCGGTGCCGTCCTGGCCGAACAGCACGACGAATGGGCCGAATCCCGGCGCTACCTCGGCCTGGACGTCCTCAGCAAATCACAAGCCGTCCAGAACTCACCGACAGAACAGGAGGCCACCACAGAGGCGCTCACCGCCTGA
- a CDS encoding tyrosine-type recombinase/integrase, which translates to MASVPLSVDRPRPEWFATFLADRGSRKPSAHTLAAYCRDFDGIAEFIVGGAEVASLRLADITLDSLRTAFAVFAESHAPASIRRCWSTWNTVCTFLYTAELIAANPMPMIGRPRTGKTLAKSLPPNAIEALIGALAAEEPSTRRSDWIERDRVIILTALLAGLRREELVGANIGDIRPTDTGAIIQVRGKGNKDRRVPIEAPLIEALQQYLSSRAIRLPRPAGRRSAPGAQFASWPATAPLFVGADGERITRGTLQYRVLRAFRRAGIDAERARGALVHGLRHTFATELANAEVSVYMLMRLLGHESMATSQRYITAAGTETREAAARNPLYQIVKPPVDVEY; encoded by the coding sequence GTGGCATCCGTACCCCTCAGCGTCGACCGCCCCCGCCCGGAGTGGTTCGCGACGTTTCTGGCCGATCGGGGAAGCCGCAAACCGTCGGCCCACACGCTGGCGGCCTACTGCCGCGACTTCGACGGCATCGCCGAGTTCATCGTCGGCGGCGCGGAGGTGGCGTCCCTGCGACTGGCCGACATCACCCTGGACTCACTGCGGACAGCGTTTGCCGTCTTCGCGGAAAGCCACGCGCCGGCCTCCATCCGCCGCTGCTGGTCGACGTGGAACACGGTGTGCACGTTCCTCTATACCGCCGAGCTGATCGCAGCCAATCCGATGCCTATGATCGGCAGACCCAGAACGGGCAAGACACTGGCAAAATCGCTGCCGCCCAACGCGATCGAAGCCCTCATCGGGGCCCTGGCAGCCGAGGAGCCCTCCACACGGCGCAGCGACTGGATCGAACGCGACCGTGTCATCATCCTGACCGCGCTGCTGGCCGGCCTGCGCCGCGAGGAATTAGTGGGCGCCAACATTGGCGACATCCGCCCCACCGACACCGGCGCGATCATCCAGGTTCGCGGCAAGGGCAACAAGGACCGCCGCGTGCCGATCGAGGCCCCCCTGATCGAGGCGCTGCAGCAGTACCTGTCCAGCCGCGCCATTCGGCTCCCCCGACCCGCGGGCCGGCGAAGCGCCCCCGGCGCGCAGTTCGCGAGCTGGCCGGCCACCGCGCCGCTGTTCGTCGGAGCCGACGGCGAACGTATCACCCGCGGCACCCTGCAATACCGCGTGCTGCGGGCTTTCCGGCGGGCGGGCATCGATGCCGAGCGCGCCCGCGGCGCCCTGGTGCACGGGTTGCGCCACACCTTCGCCACCGAACTGGCCAACGCCGAGGTTAGCGTCTACATGCTCATGCGACTGCTCGGGCATGAATCGATGGCCACCTCCCAGCGCTACATTACAGCCGCGGGCACCGAGACCCGCGAGGCTGCCGCCCGAAACCCGCTCTACCAGATCGTGAAACCCCCCGTTGACGTCGAATATTGA
- a CDS encoding DUF732 domain-containing protein, with amino-acid sequence MAMRTAATRLLIAGTFAALGAVGVLSTAQPAHADNIGYLVNVTVRPGYKFADADADAALAYGHGVCDQINSGVSYGQLVNTIKSDFATSDEFQASYLISQSAQELCPAAIWQLRQSAAGYVPST; translated from the coding sequence ATGGCAATGCGTACCGCGGCAACTCGCCTGCTGATCGCCGGCACTTTCGCCGCATTGGGCGCCGTGGGCGTGCTGAGCACCGCACAGCCCGCACACGCCGACAACATCGGTTACCTCGTCAATGTCACCGTCCGGCCGGGATACAAGTTCGCCGACGCCGACGCCGACGCCGCGCTGGCGTACGGCCACGGCGTGTGCGATCAGATCAACTCCGGGGTCAGCTACGGCCAGCTGGTCAACACCATCAAGTCCGACTTCGCCACCAGCGACGAGTTCCAGGCGTCCTATCTGATCAGCCAGTCCGCTCAGGAGCTGTGCCCCGCCGCGATCTGGCAACTGCGCCAGTCCGCAGCAGGCTACGTCCCGTCCACGTAG
- a CDS encoding CAP domain-containing protein, protein MHAVAAVGAATVLALAGAPAAQADNTRLNNGVVANVYTVQHQAGCATDIKRNPALTQAAEWHANDVLNDRALDGDLGSDGSTPQSRAATAGFKGKVAQTVAINPALAINNLDVINQWYHDPADFAIMSDCANTAIGVWSVNSLDRSVLVAVYGQPA, encoded by the coding sequence ATTCACGCAGTAGCGGCCGTCGGCGCGGCGACGGTGCTTGCTCTTGCCGGTGCGCCCGCCGCGCAGGCCGACAACACTCGCCTCAACAACGGCGTGGTCGCCAATGTCTATACCGTCCAGCATCAGGCTGGATGCGCCACGGACATTAAGAGGAACCCCGCGTTGACCCAAGCCGCGGAGTGGCACGCCAACGACGTCCTCAATGACCGCGCGCTGGACGGGGATCTCGGATCCGACGGCTCCACGCCCCAGAGCCGTGCTGCCACAGCTGGTTTCAAGGGAAAGGTCGCCCAGACGGTGGCCATCAATCCTGCCCTGGCCATCAACAATCTCGACGTCATCAATCAGTGGTATCACGACCCCGCTGATTTCGCGATCATGTCGGACTGCGCCAACACCGCGATCGGCGTCTGGTCGGTGAACAGCCTGGACCGCTCGGTTTTGGTGGCGGTATACGGCCAGCCGGCCTGA